In one Mycobacterium heckeshornense genomic region, the following are encoded:
- a CDS encoding cysteine desulfurase family protein produces MVYLDHAATTPMYPAAVEAMTAVLATVGNASSLHTAGRTARRRMEESRELIAGKLGARPSEVIFTAGGTESDNLAVKGIYWARRDAQPRHRRIVTTAVEHHAVLDSVAWLAEHEGAEVTWLPVAADGSVSPAALRDALDGYDDVALVSVMWANNEVGTIMPIAELAAIAAEFDVPMHSDAIQAVGQLQVDFAASGLSAMSVAAHKFGGPPGVGALVLRRDVSCVPLSHGGGQERDIRSGTPDVAGAVAMATAAQIAVDELEANSARLRVLRDRLIDGVLAGVDGARLNGPREARLPGNAHFTFDGCEGDALLMLLDANGIECSTGSACTAGVAQPSHVLLAMGADAASARGSLRLSLGHTSVDADVDAALRVLPGAVSRARQAALAAAGVSR; encoded by the coding sequence ATGGTGTATCTCGATCACGCCGCCACCACCCCGATGTATCCCGCCGCCGTCGAGGCAATGACGGCTGTGCTGGCCACCGTCGGCAATGCTTCGTCGCTGCACACTGCCGGCCGCACGGCACGCCGGCGGATGGAGGAATCGCGCGAGCTGATCGCCGGCAAGCTGGGCGCTCGACCGTCGGAGGTGATCTTCACCGCGGGCGGCACCGAAAGCGACAACCTGGCCGTCAAGGGCATTTACTGGGCTCGCCGCGACGCGCAGCCCCGCCATCGTCGCATCGTCACCACCGCGGTCGAACATCACGCCGTGCTGGACTCGGTGGCCTGGCTCGCCGAACACGAAGGTGCCGAAGTGACTTGGCTGCCGGTTGCCGCCGACGGATCGGTGTCGCCGGCCGCCCTGCGCGACGCTCTCGACGGCTACGACGACGTGGCCCTGGTGTCGGTGATGTGGGCCAACAACGAGGTCGGCACGATCATGCCGATCGCCGAACTGGCTGCCATCGCAGCCGAATTCGACGTGCCCATGCACAGCGATGCCATTCAGGCGGTGGGTCAGCTGCAGGTCGACTTCGCCGCCAGCGGGCTGTCAGCGATGAGTGTGGCCGCACATAAGTTCGGCGGTCCGCCCGGGGTAGGGGCGTTGGTGTTGCGCCGCGACGTCAGCTGCGTACCCCTGTCGCACGGCGGCGGCCAAGAACGTGACATCCGCTCCGGCACACCGGATGTCGCTGGCGCTGTCGCGATGGCGACGGCGGCACAGATCGCGGTCGACGAGCTGGAGGCCAACAGCGCACGGCTTCGCGTGCTGCGAGACCGGCTCATCGACGGCGTCCTCGCCGGGGTCGACGGCGCCCGGCTCAACGGCCCGAGGGAAGCCAGGCTACCTGGTAACGCGCACTTCACGTTTGACGGCTGCGAGGGCGATGCACTGCTGATGTTGTTGGACGCCAACGGAATCGAATGCTCGACTGGCTCCGCATGTACCGCAGGTGTGGCGCAGCCGTCACATGTGCTGCTCGCGATGGGCGCCGACGCGGCCAGTGCACGCGGCTCGCTGCGACTGTCCTTGGGACACACCAGCGTCGACGCCGACGTGGACGCGGCGTTGCGAGTGCTGCCGGGCGCGGTGTCCCGCGCGCGGCAGGCCGCCCTGGCAGCGGCGGGGGTGTCGCGGTGA
- the mnmA gene encoding tRNA 2-thiouridine(34) synthase MnmA, with amino-acid sequence MRVLAAMSGGVDSSVAAARMVDAGHDVVGVHLALSQAPGTLRTGARGCCSKEDAGDARRVADVLGIPFYVWDFAEKFREDVIDDFVSSYARGETPNPCVRCNQRIKFSALSARALALGFDAVATGHYARLCGGKLRRAVDRDKDQSYVLAVLTADQLRHAAFPVGDTPKPQIRAEAARRGLAVAEKPDSHDICFIPSGNTRTFLGERIGVRRGTVVDAQGTVLAEHDGVHGFTIGQRKGLGIAGPGPDGRARYVTAIDADTATVRVGGAGDLDVWTLTGRDPVFTAGTPPSEPVECVVQIRAHGDTVPATAELDDGTLVVRLHTPLRAAARGQTLVLYRPDPDGDEVIGSATIAATS; translated from the coding sequence GTGAGAGTCCTCGCCGCGATGAGCGGTGGCGTCGACTCATCGGTGGCCGCTGCCCGGATGGTCGACGCCGGTCACGACGTGGTCGGCGTGCACCTGGCGCTTTCGCAAGCACCCGGCACGCTGCGCACCGGCGCACGCGGCTGTTGCTCCAAGGAAGACGCCGGCGATGCCCGCCGGGTCGCCGACGTGCTCGGAATCCCGTTCTACGTATGGGATTTCGCGGAGAAGTTCAGAGAAGACGTGATCGACGATTTCGTGTCCTCCTACGCCCGCGGGGAAACGCCGAATCCCTGTGTGCGGTGCAACCAGCGGATCAAGTTTTCCGCGCTGTCAGCGCGTGCGCTCGCCTTGGGATTTGACGCCGTGGCCACCGGTCACTACGCGCGGCTGTGCGGAGGGAAGCTGCGCCGCGCGGTCGACCGGGACAAGGACCAGTCCTACGTATTGGCGGTGCTCACCGCCGATCAGCTGCGGCACGCCGCGTTCCCGGTCGGTGACACGCCCAAACCGCAGATCCGCGCCGAGGCTGCCCGCCGTGGCCTGGCGGTCGCGGAAAAGCCGGACAGTCACGACATCTGCTTCATCCCGTCCGGGAACACGCGCACGTTCCTCGGCGAGCGTATCGGTGTGCGCCGCGGAACCGTCGTCGATGCGCAGGGCACCGTGCTGGCCGAGCACGACGGTGTGCACGGCTTCACGATCGGGCAGCGCAAAGGGCTGGGCATCGCCGGTCCCGGCCCCGACGGTCGAGCCCGCTACGTGACCGCGATCGACGCCGACACCGCCACTGTGCGGGTGGGTGGTGCCGGCGACCTCGACGTATGGACGCTGACCGGGCGCGACCCGGTGTTCACCGCCGGCACACCGCCGTCGGAGCCCGTCGAGTGCGTGGTTCAGATTCGTGCGCACGGCGACACTGTTCCTGCCACAGCAGAATTAGACGACGGCACGCTTGTGGTTCGGCTGCATACCCCGCTGCGGGCCGCTGCCCGCGGACAGACGCTGGTCCTGTACCGGCCAGATCCCGATGGTGACGAGGTGATCGGCAGCGCGACGATCGCCGCCACCTCGTAA
- a CDS encoding glycoside hydrolase family 57 protein yields the protein MNQTAANRVPGLFTLVLHTHLPWLAHHGRWPVGEEWLYQSWAAAYLPVLRVLRALAEEDRHRLVTLGITPVVAAQLDDPYCLDGMHHWLANWRLRAAEAASLRPGAQSEPVTACSPKALRALGIRECAEADRALDDFATRWRHGASPLLRALIDAGTVELLGGPLAHPFQPLLHPRLREFALREGLADAQQRLAHTPAGIWAPECAYAPGMEHDYAAAGVSHFMVDGPSLHGDTALGRPVGDTSVVAFGRDLRVSYRVWSPKSGYPGHAAYRDFHTYDHLTGLKPARVTGRNVPSDAKAPYDPERADRTVDTHVADFVDVVCRRLFSETERIGRPAHVVAAFDTELFGHWWYEGPTWLQRVLRALPAAGVRVGTLSDAIADGLVGSAVKLPPSSWGSGKDWQVWAGEKVADLVQLNAEVVDTALTTVDKALAQTASLDGPTPRDHIADQILRETLLTVSSDWPFMVSKDSAADYARYRAHLHAHATREIAGALASGRRETAQRLADGWNRADGLFGALDARRLPR from the coding sequence ATGAACCAGACCGCCGCCAACCGGGTGCCGGGTTTGTTCACCCTGGTGCTGCACACGCATCTGCCGTGGCTGGCCCACCACGGCCGCTGGCCGGTCGGCGAGGAATGGCTCTACCAGTCATGGGCGGCGGCCTACCTGCCAGTGCTGCGGGTATTGCGCGCGCTGGCCGAGGAGGACCGCCACCGGCTGGTCACACTCGGGATAACGCCGGTGGTTGCCGCCCAGCTCGACGATCCGTACTGCCTCGACGGCATGCACCACTGGCTGGCGAACTGGCGACTGCGCGCGGCAGAGGCCGCTAGCCTGCGACCAGGCGCACAGTCAGAACCGGTGACGGCGTGTTCACCGAAAGCCTTACGCGCCTTAGGGATTCGCGAGTGCGCCGAAGCCGATCGGGCCCTCGACGACTTCGCCACCCGGTGGCGCCACGGCGCCAGCCCGCTGCTGCGCGCCCTGATCGACGCCGGCACGGTCGAACTGCTCGGCGGCCCGCTCGCACATCCCTTCCAGCCGCTGCTGCATCCGAGACTGCGCGAATTCGCGCTGCGGGAAGGATTAGCCGACGCCCAGCAGCGATTGGCGCACACCCCCGCGGGGATCTGGGCGCCCGAATGCGCATACGCCCCAGGGATGGAACACGACTATGCCGCCGCCGGGGTAAGCCACTTCATGGTCGACGGCCCGTCACTGCACGGCGATACCGCCCTGGGCCGCCCGGTCGGCGATACCAGCGTGGTCGCGTTCGGCCGCGACCTGCGGGTCAGCTACCGGGTGTGGTCGCCGAAGTCTGGTTACCCCGGCCACGCCGCCTATCGCGACTTTCACACCTACGACCACCTCACCGGGCTCAAGCCCGCCCGGGTGACCGGCCGCAACGTCCCGTCGGACGCCAAGGCGCCCTACGATCCCGAGCGCGCCGACCGCACTGTCGATACCCACGTCGCCGACTTCGTCGACGTTGTCTGCCGCCGACTGTTCAGCGAAACCGAGCGGATCGGCCGCCCGGCGCACGTCGTCGCGGCTTTCGACACCGAACTGTTCGGCCACTGGTGGTATGAGGGACCGACATGGCTGCAGCGAGTGCTGCGCGCATTGCCCGCAGCAGGGGTGCGGGTCGGCACACTCTCTGACGCGATCGCCGACGGGTTGGTCGGCTCGGCGGTCAAATTACCGCCCAGCTCGTGGGGTTCGGGCAAAGACTGGCAAGTCTGGGCCGGTGAGAAGGTGGCCGATCTGGTGCAGCTCAACGCCGAAGTGGTCGACACCGCACTGACGACGGTGGATAAGGCATTGGCCCAGACGGCGTCGTTGGACGGCCCGACGCCGCGCGATCACATCGCCGACCAGATCCTGCGGGAGACACTGCTCACGGTGTCCAGCGACTGGCCGTTCATGGTGAGCAAGGACTCTGCCGCCGACTATGCGCGCTACCGGGCCCACCTGCATGCGCACGCGACCCGCGAGATCGCCGGCGCGTTGGCGTCGGGGCGGCGCGAGACCGCCCAGCGGCTGGCCGACGGCTGGAACCGCGCCGACGGGCTGTTCGGCGCGCTGGATGCACGAAGGCTGCCACGATGA
- a CDS encoding sensor domain-containing protein yields the protein MSRPLLVCAVALLAAACTRVVEGAAVPASGPLGGPSGVDVDAILLDQSRMRAITGAGNDLTIIPSMDGKQLVDLDSLAATVPAPCRFVYADTAAFGPDVEQFHKTTFQAPPKGALISEGAAGYRDAGAARRSFDTLVASVDDCAATSAGRLLVGEHSADEDSLRTRPGECGRDYRVKSMVLLEVTYCGFPESVPDIVMTNITAKVPG from the coding sequence ATGTCGCGGCCGCTGCTGGTGTGCGCTGTGGCGTTGCTGGCCGCAGCATGCACCCGTGTGGTGGAGGGCGCAGCCGTCCCGGCATCCGGACCCCTGGGTGGTCCGTCCGGCGTCGACGTCGACGCCATTCTGTTGGACCAGTCGCGGATGCGCGCGATTACCGGCGCCGGCAACGACCTGACGATCATCCCGTCGATGGACGGCAAGCAGCTGGTGGACCTGGACTCGCTGGCCGCGACAGTGCCCGCGCCGTGCCGGTTCGTTTACGCCGACACCGCCGCATTTGGACCTGATGTCGAGCAGTTCCACAAGACGACGTTTCAGGCCCCGCCGAAAGGCGCGCTGATCTCCGAAGGCGCCGCCGGGTACCGCGACGCCGGCGCCGCGCGCCGCAGCTTCGACACGCTGGTGGCCAGCGTGGACGATTGCGCGGCCACGTCGGCGGGCCGGCTTTTGGTGGGCGAGCACAGCGCCGACGAAGACTCGCTGCGCACCAGGCCCGGCGAGTGCGGCCGTGACTACCGGGTCAAATCGATGGTTTTGCTGGAAGTGACCTATTGCGGTTTCCCCGAATCGGTGCCCGACATCGTGATGACTAACATCACGGCGAAAGTGCCTGGTTAG
- a CDS encoding electron transfer flavoprotein subunit beta/FixA family protein → MTNIVVLIKQVPDTWSERRLRDDDFTLDRESADAVLDEINERAVEEALLIREKEAADGIEGSVTVLTAGPERATEAIRKALSMGADKAVHLLDEGMHGSDVIQTAWALARALGTIEGTELVIAGNESTDGTAGAVPAIIAEYLGLPQLTHLRKVSVEGGKIIGERETDEGVFTLEAPLPAVISVNEKINEPRFPSFKGIMAAKKKEVTKLTLAEIGVESDEVGLANAGSTVLASNPKPPKTAGEKVADEGDGGTKIAEYLVAQKLI, encoded by the coding sequence ATGACGAACATCGTGGTCCTGATCAAGCAGGTCCCAGACACTTGGTCGGAGCGCAGGCTCCGCGACGACGACTTCACCCTGGACCGCGAGTCGGCCGACGCCGTGCTGGACGAAATCAACGAGCGCGCCGTCGAGGAGGCGTTGCTGATCCGGGAGAAAGAAGCCGCCGACGGCATCGAAGGCTCGGTGACGGTGCTGACCGCGGGCCCAGAGCGGGCCACCGAAGCCATCCGCAAGGCGCTGTCGATGGGTGCCGACAAGGCGGTGCACCTGCTCGACGAGGGGATGCATGGTTCGGATGTCATCCAGACGGCGTGGGCATTGGCCCGCGCGTTGGGCACCATCGAGGGCACCGAGCTGGTGATCGCCGGTAACGAGTCCACCGATGGAACCGCTGGCGCAGTGCCGGCAATCATCGCCGAATACCTCGGCTTGCCGCAGTTGACCCACTTGCGCAAGGTGTCGGTCGAAGGAGGCAAGATCATCGGCGAGCGCGAAACCGACGAGGGCGTGTTCACCCTCGAGGCCCCGTTGCCGGCGGTGATCAGCGTGAACGAGAAGATCAATGAGCCCCGCTTCCCGTCCTTCAAGGGCATCATGGCCGCGAAGAAGAAGGAAGTGACCAAGCTGACGCTGGCCGAGATCGGCGTGGAATCCGACGAAGTAGGCCTGGCCAACGCCGGCTCGACGGTTCTGGCGTCAAACCCCAAGCCGCCCAAGACCGCCGGCGAGAAGGTCGCCGACGAGGGTGACGGCGGCACCAAGATTGCCGAGTACCTGGTCGCTCAAAAACTGATCTAA
- a CDS encoding class I SAM-dependent methyltransferase: MNAIENPRCVSAAPPATLALTGERTVPGLEQENYWFRRHEVVYQQLVHRCAGRDVLEAGCGEGYGANLIARVARRVIAIDYDHAAVAHVCARYPRVQALHANLTELPLADDSVDAVVSFQVVEHLWDQPRFVRECARVLRPAGLLMVSTPNRITFSPGRDSPLNPFHTRELDAAELTTLLVDNGFVAVNISGVFHGPRLREMDVRHGGSIIDAQIARALADAPWPADLLADVAAVTTADFEIIEATDRDIDDSLDLVAIAVRA; encoded by the coding sequence ATGAACGCCATCGAGAATCCTCGCTGTGTCAGCGCGGCGCCGCCGGCCACGTTGGCGCTGACCGGTGAACGCACCGTACCGGGCCTGGAGCAGGAGAACTACTGGTTCCGCCGCCATGAGGTCGTCTACCAGCAGCTGGTCCACCGGTGTGCTGGCCGCGACGTGCTAGAAGCCGGGTGCGGGGAGGGCTACGGCGCCAACCTGATCGCCCGCGTGGCGCGCCGGGTCATCGCCATCGACTACGACCATGCCGCGGTGGCCCATGTTTGTGCCCGCTATCCGCGGGTCCAGGCGCTGCACGCCAACCTGACCGAGCTGCCGCTGGCCGACGACTCGGTGGACGCGGTGGTCAGCTTTCAGGTGGTCGAACACCTGTGGGACCAGCCGCGGTTTGTCCGCGAGTGCGCCCGGGTGCTGCGCCCGGCGGGACTGCTGATGGTGTCTACCCCCAACCGGATCACCTTTTCACCGGGCCGTGACAGCCCACTCAACCCGTTTCACACCCGCGAACTCGATGCCGCCGAGCTCACCACGCTCCTGGTCGACAACGGATTCGTGGCGGTGAACATCAGCGGCGTATTCCATGGGCCGCGGCTGCGGGAAATGGACGTCCGGCACGGCGGGTCGATCATCGACGCCCAGATTGCCCGGGCGCTGGCCGATGCGCCCTGGCCGGCTGACCTGTTGGCCGATGTCGCCGCGGTCACCACGGCCGACTTCGAGATCATCGAGGCGACCGACCGCGACATCGACGACAGCCTCGACTTGGTCGCGATCGCGGTGCGGGCGTGA
- a CDS encoding electron transfer flavoprotein subunit alpha/FixB family protein: MAEVLVLAEHAEGALKKVTAELLTAARRLGEPAAVVVGTPGTAAPLIDGLKAAGAEKIYVAESDVVEQYLITPQVDVLANLAESSAPAAVLLAASADGKEIAGRLAARIGSGLLVDVVDVQPGVKALHSIFGGAFTVEAQASGDTPVITVRAGAIEAEPAQGAGEQVTVEVPAPAENAAKVTARQPAVAGDRPELTEAAIVVSGGRGVGSAENFRVVEELADSLGAAVGASRAAVDSGYYPGQFQVGQTGKTVSPQLYIALGISGAIQHRAGMQTSKTIVAVNKDEEAPIFEIADYGVVGDLFKVAPQLTEAIKARKG; encoded by the coding sequence ATGGCTGAAGTACTGGTGCTCGCCGAGCACGCTGAAGGTGCGCTGAAAAAGGTCACCGCGGAACTGCTCACCGCCGCTCGTCGGCTGGGCGAACCCGCCGCCGTCGTCGTCGGTACGCCCGGCACGGCCGCGCCGCTGATCGACGGGCTGAAGGCCGCCGGCGCTGAGAAGATCTATGTCGCCGAATCCGACGTCGTCGAGCAGTACCTGATCACCCCGCAGGTCGACGTGCTGGCCAATCTGGCTGAATCGTCTGCTCCGGCAGCGGTGCTGCTGGCGGCCAGCGCCGACGGCAAGGAGATCGCCGGTCGGCTGGCCGCGCGGATCGGCTCGGGTCTGCTGGTCGACGTGGTCGATGTCCAACCCGGCGTCAAGGCACTGCATTCGATCTTTGGTGGCGCATTCACCGTCGAGGCCCAAGCCAGCGGCGACACCCCGGTGATCACCGTGCGAGCCGGGGCGATCGAAGCCGAACCGGCCCAAGGCGCTGGCGAACAGGTCACCGTGGAAGTGCCCGCGCCCGCGGAGAACGCGGCGAAAGTCACCGCCCGCCAACCTGCCGTCGCCGGCGATCGTCCGGAGCTCACCGAGGCTGCCATCGTGGTGTCCGGCGGGCGTGGCGTGGGTAGCGCGGAGAACTTCCGCGTGGTCGAGGAGCTGGCCGACTCGCTCGGGGCGGCGGTCGGCGCGTCCCGCGCCGCGGTCGATTCCGGCTACTACCCTGGCCAGTTTCAAGTGGGCCAGACCGGAAAGACGGTGTCGCCGCAGCTCTACATCGCGTTGGGGATTTCCGGGGCGATTCAGCACCGCGCCGGGATGCAGACCTCCAAGACGATCGTCGCGGTCAACAAGGACGAGGAAGCGCCGATCTTCGAAATCGCCGACTACGGGGTGGTCGGCGACCTGTTCAAGGTGGCCCCGCAGCTGACCGAGGCGATCAAGGCCCGCAAGGGGTAG
- a CDS encoding methionine synthase — protein MSVFATATGNGSWPGGSAREAAEVVVGELADAMAHIVELPARGVGADMIGRAGALLIDVAIDTVPRGYRIAARPGAVMRRAASLLDEDIDALEEAWENAGLRGSGRPVKVQAPGPVTLAAELELANGHRAITDHGAVRDLAASLAEGVAAHRAAVSRRLDTPVLVQFDEPSLPAALAGQLTGVTALTPVDPIDEALATAALDTCVAAAGAEVLLHSCASSLPWNLLHTSNFHAVSVDARTARQTADLDGIAEFVESGRTVMLGVVPASAPAQRPSVEEIAAATVAITDLLGFARSQVRDRVGITPACGLAGATPEWARTAIGLARRAAEAFAEDPDAI, from the coding sequence ATGAGCGTTTTCGCAACGGCCACCGGCAACGGCTCCTGGCCGGGCGGCTCAGCGCGTGAAGCCGCCGAGGTCGTCGTCGGTGAGCTGGCCGACGCGATGGCCCACATTGTCGAGCTGCCTGCGCGCGGCGTGGGCGCCGACATGATCGGGCGTGCGGGCGCGCTGCTGATCGACGTGGCGATCGACACGGTGCCGCGCGGCTACCGGATCGCCGCCCGGCCCGGCGCGGTGATGCGCAGGGCGGCCAGCCTGCTCGACGAGGATATCGATGCGCTGGAAGAAGCGTGGGAGAACGCCGGCCTGCGGGGCAGCGGTCGCCCAGTCAAGGTGCAGGCGCCGGGACCGGTGACCTTGGCGGCCGAATTGGAGCTTGCCAACGGACACCGGGCGATCACCGACCACGGCGCCGTGCGCGACCTGGCCGCGTCCCTGGCCGAGGGTGTGGCCGCCCATCGGGCGGCGGTATCCCGGCGGCTCGATACACCGGTCCTGGTGCAGTTCGACGAGCCGTCGCTACCGGCCGCCCTGGCCGGGCAGCTGACCGGCGTGACCGCGTTGACCCCGGTGGACCCGATCGATGAGGCACTGGCTACCGCAGCGCTCGACACCTGTGTCGCAGCGGCCGGCGCTGAGGTGCTGCTGCATAGCTGCGCGTCGTCATTGCCGTGGAACCTCTTGCACACCAGCAATTTTCACGCAGTATCCGTCGACGCCAGGACTGCGCGGCAAACCGCGGACCTCGACGGTATCGCGGAATTCGTCGAATCGGGGCGCACCGTGATGCTCGGCGTCGTGCCTGCCAGCGCCCCGGCCCAGCGACCGTCGGTAGAAGAAATCGCCGCCGCCACCGTCGCGATCACCGACCTGCTCGGTTTCGCCCGCTCGCAGGTGCGCGATCGCGTCGGGATCACCCCGGCGTGCGGCCTGGCCGGCGCGACGCCGGAATGGGCCCGCACCGCGATCGGGCTGGCCCGGCGGGCCGCGGAGGCGTTTGCCGAAGACCCCGACGCGATCTAG
- the ligA gene encoding NAD-dependent DNA ligase LigA yields MSSAEVDQVAPEVRRQWQELADEVREHQFRYYVRDAPIISDAEFDELFARLVALEEQYPELRKPDSPTQLVGGAGFATDFMPAEHLERMLSLDNAFNQEELAAWAARIRAEVGDEAHYLCELKIDGVALSLVYRDGRLTRAATRGDGRTGEDVTLNARTIDDVPERLRASDEFPIPAVLEVRGEVFFRLADFEALNAALVADGKSPFANPRNSAAGSLRQKDPAVTARRRLRMICHGVGHTEGFSPQTLHEAYLALAAWGLPVSEHTTLVDDMAGVQEQIDYWGEHRHDIDHEIDGVVVKVDEVALQRRLGSTSRAPRWAIAYKYPPEEAQTKLLDIRVNVGRTGRVTPFAFMEPVKVAGSTVGLATLHNASEVKRKGVLIGDTVVIRKAGDVIPEVLGPVVDLRDGTEREFVMPTTCPECGTPLAPEKEGDADIRCPNARSCPAQLRERVFHVASRGALDIEGLGYEAGIALLQAKVIDDEGDLFTLTEDDLLRTELFRTKSGGLSANGKRLLANLREAKSRPLWRVLVALSIRHVGPTAARALATEFGSLDAIMAASTEQLAAVEGVGPTIAEAVKEWFSVDWHRAIIEKWRAAGVRMADERDTSVPRTLEGLTVVVTGSLTGFSRDDAKEAIVARGGKAAGSVSKKTDYVVAGDSPGSKYDKAVELGVPILDEEGFRKLLEQGPAGIPDAK; encoded by the coding sequence GTGAGCTCGGCAGAGGTTGACCAGGTCGCACCGGAGGTTCGGCGGCAGTGGCAGGAACTCGCCGACGAGGTCCGCGAACACCAGTTCCGCTATTACGTGCGCGACGCGCCGATCATCTCCGACGCGGAGTTCGACGAGCTCTTCGCCCGGCTGGTCGCGCTCGAGGAGCAATACCCCGAGCTGCGCAAACCCGACTCACCCACCCAGCTGGTGGGCGGTGCAGGGTTCGCCACCGACTTTATGCCGGCCGAACACCTCGAGCGCATGCTGTCCCTGGACAACGCGTTCAATCAGGAGGAACTCGCCGCCTGGGCCGCCCGGATCCGGGCCGAGGTCGGCGACGAGGCGCACTATCTCTGCGAACTCAAGATCGACGGAGTGGCGCTGTCGCTGGTGTATCGCGACGGCCGCCTGACGAGGGCGGCCACCCGGGGGGATGGCCGTACGGGTGAGGATGTGACGCTCAACGCCCGCACGATCGACGACGTGCCCGAGCGACTCAGGGCCAGTGACGAATTCCCGATACCGGCAGTACTCGAGGTGCGCGGGGAAGTCTTCTTCCGGCTAGCCGACTTCGAGGCGCTCAACGCCGCTTTGGTTGCCGACGGAAAATCGCCGTTCGCCAACCCGCGCAACAGCGCCGCCGGATCGCTGCGGCAAAAAGACCCTGCGGTGACCGCGCGGCGCAGACTGCGGATGATCTGCCACGGGGTAGGACACACCGAAGGCTTTAGCCCGCAAACCTTGCACGAGGCGTACCTGGCGCTGGCGGCCTGGGGTCTACCGGTCTCGGAGCACACCACGCTCGTCGACGACATGGCCGGCGTGCAGGAGCAAATCGATTACTGGGGCGAGCACCGCCACGACATCGACCATGAAATCGACGGGGTCGTCGTCAAAGTTGACGAAGTCGCGCTGCAGCGCAGGCTGGGCTCGACGTCGCGGGCCCCGCGTTGGGCCATCGCCTACAAGTACCCGCCCGAAGAGGCGCAGACCAAACTGCTGGACATCCGGGTCAATGTCGGCCGTACCGGGCGAGTTACACCGTTCGCCTTCATGGAGCCGGTAAAGGTCGCCGGCTCCACGGTCGGGCTGGCCACCCTGCACAACGCGTCGGAGGTCAAGCGAAAGGGTGTGCTCATCGGGGACACGGTGGTGATCCGCAAGGCCGGTGATGTGATCCCTGAGGTGCTGGGACCCGTCGTCGACCTACGCGACGGCACCGAACGCGAATTCGTCATGCCGACAACATGTCCCGAGTGCGGCACCCCGTTGGCGCCGGAAAAAGAAGGCGACGCGGACATTCGCTGCCCCAACGCGCGTTCATGCCCGGCGCAGTTGCGGGAGCGGGTTTTCCACGTTGCGAGCCGCGGTGCGCTGGACATCGAGGGGCTGGGCTACGAGGCGGGCATCGCGCTGCTGCAGGCCAAGGTCATCGATGACGAGGGTGATCTGTTCACCCTCACCGAGGATGACCTGTTGCGCACCGAGCTTTTCCGAACCAAATCCGGTGGGCTCTCGGCCAACGGCAAGCGGCTGCTGGCCAACCTGCGGGAGGCGAAATCCCGTCCGCTGTGGCGGGTGCTGGTGGCGCTGTCGATCCGCCACGTGGGGCCGACGGCGGCGCGGGCGCTGGCCACCGAGTTCGGCAGCCTGGATGCGATCATGGCGGCGTCCACCGAACAGTTGGCCGCGGTCGAGGGTGTCGGGCCGACGATCGCCGAAGCGGTCAAAGAGTGGTTCAGCGTCGACTGGCACCGCGCCATCATCGAGAAGTGGCGGGCCGCGGGAGTGCGGATGGCCGACGAGCGCGACACCAGCGTGCCGCGGACCCTGGAGGGCCTGACGGTTGTCGTGACCGGGTCGCTGACCGGGTTCTCGCGCGACGACGCCAAGGAGGCCATCGTGGCCCGAGGCGGTAAGGCAGCCGGTTCGGTGTCGAAGAAGACCGACTACGTCGTGGCCGGGGATTCGCCCGGGTCGAAATACGACAAGGCCGTCGAGTTAGGTGTGCCCATCCTCGACGAAGAGGGGTTTCGGAAGCTGCTGGAACAGGGGCCGGCCGGTATTCCGGATGCGAAATAA